Proteins found in one Brachypodium distachyon strain Bd21 chromosome 5, Brachypodium_distachyon_v3.0, whole genome shotgun sequence genomic segment:
- the LOC100834272 gene encoding uncharacterized protein LOC100834272 produces MLLTKPHLSSSLLASTALSNRTSSRNRVEPNAASPSSRRRLRISATSTAVSPAATALSRVDVLSEALPFIQRFKGKTVVVKYGGAAMKSPELQSSVIRDLVLLSCVGLRPILVHGGGPEINSWLLRVGVEPQFRNGLRVTDALTMEVVEMVLVGKVNKNLVSLINLAGGTAVGLCGKDARLITARPSLNAAALGFVGEVARVDATVLHPIIASGHIPVIATVAADETGQAYNINADTAAGEIAAAVGAEKLLLLTDVSGILEDRNDPGSLVKEIDIAGVRQMVSDGKVAGGMIPKVECCVRALAQGVHTASIIDGRVPHSLLLEILTDEGTGTMITG; encoded by the coding sequence ATGCTCCTCACGAAGCCccacctctcctcctccctgctcGCATCCACGGCGCTCTCTAACCGCACCTCCAGCCGGAACCGCGTCGAGCCAAacgccgcctccccctcctcccgccgccgcctccgcatCTCCGCCACATCCACGGCTgtttcgccggcggcgacagcgCTGAGCCGCGTCGATGTGCTCTCGGAGGCGCTCCCCTTCATCCAGCGCTTCAAGGGCAAGACGGTGGTGGTGAAGTACGGCGGCGCCGCGATGAAGTCCCCCGAGCTCCAGTCGTCCGTGATCCGCGACCTCGTCCTCCTCTCCTGCGTCGGCCTCCGCCCCATCCtcgtccacggcggcggccccgagATCAACTCCTggctgctccgcgtcggcgTCGAGCCGCAGTTCCGCAACGGCCTCCGCGTGACCGACGCGCTCACCATGGAGGTCGTCGAGATGGTGCTCGTCGGCAAGGTCAACAAGAATCTCGTCTCCCTAATCAACCTAGCAGGCGGCACCGCTGTCGGACTCTGCGGAAAGGACGCGCGCCTCATTACGGCGCGCCCCTCCCTCAACGCCGCAGCCCTCGGATTCGTTGGCGAAGTCGCGCGCGTGGACGCCACGGTCCTCCATCCCATCATCGCCTCTGGTCACATCCCGGTCATCGCCACTGTTGCCGCCGATGAGACCGGGCAGGCCTACAACATCAACGCCGATACGGCAGCAGGAGAGATTGCAGCTGCGGTGGGCGCCGAGAAGTTGCTGCTCCTAACTGATGTCTCAGGAATACTGGAGGACCGTAATGATCCCGGGAGCCTGGTGAAGGAGATCGATATTGCTGGAGTGCGTCAGATGGTATCCGATGGGAAGGTAGCCGGTGGAATGATCCCAAAGGTGGAGTGCTGCGTGCGAGCCCTTGCTCAGGGCGTGCACACTGCGAGCATCATCGATGGGCGTGTCCCGCACTCACTGCTGCTCGAGATTCTCACAGACGAGGGCACTGGCACCATGATCACTGGCTAA
- the LOC100822197 gene encoding carotenoid cleavage dioxygenase 7, chloroplastic encodes MAICTVATMHAVVHQRHPLHHVRPPRRRVRLIRATAGAAAKTSSWEADTLSKAFWDYNVLFRSQRAETSDPVQLRVIEGAIPPDFPAGTYYLAGPGMFSDDHGSTVHPLDGHGYLRSFRFSPDHGVRYSARYVETAAKAEEKRGASWRFTHRGPFSVLQGGQRVGNVKVMKNVANTSVLWWGGKLLCLWEGGTPYELDPRTLRTVGPFDLLGLADRAAGRRWSGRCRPWLQEAALDVATRLLRPVLSGVFSMPPKRLLAHYKVDPKRNRLLMVACNAEDMLLPRANFTFYEFDASFALVQKREFVLPAHLMIHDWAFTDSHYIVLGNRIKLDIPGSMLAMTGTHPMIAALALDPSKQTTPVYLLPRSTEAVASGRDWSVPVEAPAQMWSMHVGNAFEEDNGRGGTDIRLHMSGCSYQWFHFHRMFGYNWKNKKLDPSFMNAPKGKEWLPRLVQVAIELDKRGASQICSVRRLSDQWTKPADFPAINPSFANKRNRFIYAGAASGSRRLLPYFPFDTVVKVDVANGSTRWWSSEGRKFVGEPVFIPTRGGEDHGYVLLVEYAVSEDKCHLVVLDARKIGKRSALVVKLEVPKHLTFPMGFHGFWADE; translated from the exons ATGGCCATCTGCACGGTCGCAACCATGCACGCCGTCGTGCACCAGCGCCACCCTCTTCACCATGTCcggccaccccgccgccgagTCCGCCTCATCCGCGCCACGGCCGGGGCAGCGGCGAAGACGTCGTCGTGGGAGGCGGACACGCTGTCCAAGGCGTTCTGGGACTACAACGTCCTCTTCCGGTCGCAGCGCGCCGAGACGAGCGACCCCGTCCAGCTCCGCGTGATCGAGGGCGCGATCCCGCCGGACTTCCCCGCCGGCACCTACTACCTCGCCGGGCCCGGCATGTTCTCCGACGACCACGGCTCCACCGTCCACCCACTAGACGGCCACGGCTACCTCCGCTCCTTCCGCTTCAGTCCCGACCACGGCGTGCGCTACTCCGCACG GTAcgtggagacggcggcgaaggcggaggagaagagaggggcGTCGTGGAGGTTCACCCACAGGGGGCCGTTCTCGGTGCTGCAGGGCGGGCAACGGGTGGGCAACGTGAAGGTGATGAAGAACGTGGCCAACACGAGCGTGCTCTGGTGGGGCGGCAAGCTGCTCTGCCTATGGGAAGGCGGCACGCCGTACGAGCTCGACCCGCGGACGCTGCGGACCGTTGGCCCGTTCGACCTGCTCGGGctcgccgaccgcgccgcggGACGGCGGTGGAGCGGGCGGTGCCGGCCGTGGCTCCAGGAGGCCGCGCTCGACGTGGCCACTCGCTTGCTTCGCCCGGTTCTCAGTG GTGTGTTCAGCATGCCGCCCAAGAGGCTGCTCGCGCACTACAAGGTCGACCCGAAGCGGAACCGGCTGCTCATGGTCGCCTGCAACGCCGAGGACATGCTCCTCCCAAGAGCCAACTTCACTTTCTACG AGTTCGACGCCAGCTTCGCGCTCGTGCAGAAGCGGGAGTTCGTCCTGCCGGCTCACCTCATGATCCACGACTGGGCATTCACCGACTCCCACTACATCGTCCTCGGCAACAGGATCAAGCTCGACATTCCCG GGTCGATGCTGGCGATGACGGGCACGCACCCGATGATcgcggcgctggcgctggaCCCGAGCAAGCAGACGACGCCGGTGTACCTGCTGCCGCGCTCCACGGAGGCCGTGGCGAGCGGCCGCGACTGGAGCGTGCCCGTCGAGGCGCCGGCGCAGATGTGGTCGATGCACGTCGGCAACGCCTTCGAGGAGGAcaacggccgcggcggcaccgACATACGGCTGCACATGTCCGGCTGCTCCTACCAGTGGTTCCATTTCCACAGGATGTTCG GTTACAactggaagaacaagaagctgGACCCTTCGTTCATGAACGCACCCAAGGGCAAGGAATGGCTGCCTCGCCTCGTGCAG GTGGCAATTGAGCTCGACAAGAGAGGAGCAAGCCAGATATGCTCCGTCAGGAGACTGTCTGATCAGTGGACAAAGCCAGCAGACTTCCCGGCGATAAATCCAAGCTTCGCTAACAAGAGGAATAGGTTCATCTATGCCGGCGCTGCATCCGGTTCCCGCAGACTCCTCCCATATTTTCCGTTTGACACCGTGGTGAAGGTTGATGTCGCCAATGGGTCAACGAGGTGGTGGTCCTCCGAGGGTCGCAAGTTCGTCGGCGAGCCGGTCTTCATCCCGACCAGGGGAGGGGAGGATCATGGCTATGTTCTTCTTGTAGAG TATGCGGTATCCGAAGACAAATGCCACCTGGTGGTGTTGGATGCAAGAAAGATAGGGAAAAGAAGTGCGCTTGTGGTAAAACTTGAGGTGCCAAAGCACCTCACCTTCCCGATGGGATTCCATGGGTTCTGGGCTGATGAATGA
- the LOC100834760 gene encoding uncharacterized protein LOC100834760 — protein MVVHVVYRRRENSWRGSDSSVRFLGAAMSNPPAKHHIRLTSRAAGSPLCSGIALTPASPTGRSGARTGGISLRATSPPPPSSTISIASAASWDSLRLDGEENWEEVVAAGDETLGAEGAADVYGVVLDDPPTDDEVRAAVASIQQVFENPSGVDSDALELQVLALPISGLTSSGMIVNYFAADPDASGMQPVQLVNLGHIDDCAEPAAVSLNSTALLPREHQNVLDAFQLLKEDSSVQKMVMALSTDKAVWNAVMNNEVVQEFKKSFQDAKETDIKGSHSSPPGMMKWVLENTQAKIKEFLEKILQLVNTLFQAQSKDYDLSDDLVRMSFMLSVFVFIVVTIARIK, from the exons ATGGTGGTCCATGTCGTGTACAGGAGGAGGGAGAATAGCTGGAGAGGCAGCGACTCTTCCGTGAGGTTCCTTGGCGCCGCCATGAGCAACCCACCGGCCAAGCACCACATCCGCCTCaccagccgcgccgccggctcgcCCCTATGCAGCGGCATCGCCCTCACCCCGGCCTCCCCCACCGGCCGCTCTGGCGCACGCACCGGAGGAATCTCTCTGCGCGctacctcgccgccgccgccgtcctcaaCCATCTccatcgcctccgccgctagcTGGGATTCCCTGCGCCTTGATGGCGAAGAGAACTGGGAAGAGGTCGTCGCCGCGGGCGACGAAACCTTGGGGGCAGAGGGGGCGGCGGACGTGTACGGGGTGGTTTTGGACGACCCACCCACAGACGACGAGGTCCGCGCTGCCGTCGCAAGCATCCAGCA GGTATTTGAGAATCCTTCTGGTGTGGATTCTGATGCATTAGAGTTACAAGTGCTCGCACTGCCCATCTCAGGACTCACTTCATCCGGAATGATTGTTAACTATTTCGCTGCGGATCCTGATGCATCAGGGATGCAACCTGTCCAATTAGTAAACTTAGGGCACATAGATGATTGCGCTGAACCTGCCGCAGTTTCCCTTAACTCAACCGCTCTTTTGCCAAGGGAGCATCAGAATGTACTGGACGCTTTCCAGCTGTTGAAAGAAGATTCATCTGTGCAG AAAATGGTTATGGCCTTGTCAACTGATAAGGCTGTATGGAATGCTGTCATGAACAACGAGGTGGTGCAAGAATTCAAGAAATCCTTCCAGGATG CTAAGGAAACTGATATCAAGGGGAGCCACAGCTCCCCTCCTGGAATGATGAAGTGGGTTCTCGAAAACACCCAAGCGAAGATCAAGGAATTTCTTGAGAAGATACTTCAGCTCGTGAACACGCTCTTCCAAGCTCAGAGCAAGGACTACGATTTGTCTGACGATCTAGTGAGAATGTCCTTCATGCTCTCGGTGTTCGTCTTCATTGTGGTTACAATAGCTCGCATAAAGTGA
- the LOC100822509 gene encoding probable aquaporin TIP5-1 isoform X1: MASNLRAHMKHCFSAASLRSYLAEFVSTFLFVFVAVGSAMSARMLTPDVTSDASSLVATAVAQSFGLFAAVFIAADVSGGHVNPAVTFALAIGGHIAVPSAIFYWSCQLLGSTFACLVLHYFSAGQVLLYYINIPAKLPSNQVHIARNVMFQAVPTTRIAVEMTGFGAAIVEGVMTFMLVYAVHVAADPRACGRSRGLATTAMGSLVVGLVAGACVLAAGSLTGASMNPARSFGPAVVSGDFKNQAVYWVGPMIGAAVAALVHQNLVFPSAPEPLPHEVRHGSVETVVA, from the exons ATGGCGTCCAACCTCCGGGCGCACATGAAGCACTGCTTCTCGGCGGCGTCGCTCCGGTCCTACCTCGCCGAGTTCGTTTCCACGTTCCTCTTCGTGTTCGTCGCCGTTGGCTCCGCCATGTCTGCCC GGATGCTGACGCCCGACGTGACGTCCGACGCGTCGTCCCTGGTGGCCACCGCCGTGGCGCAGTCGTTCGGGCTCTTCGCGGCCGTCTTCATCGCCGCCGACGTCTCCGGCGGCCACGTCAACCCGGCCGTCACGTTCGCCTTGGCCATCGGCGGCCACATCGCCGTCCCCAGCGCCATCTTCTACTGGTCCTGCCAACTGCTCGGCTCCACCTTCGCCTGCCTCGTCCTCCACTACTTCTCCGCCGGCCAGGTACTCTTATACTACATCAACATCCCTGCTAAATTACCCTCAAATCAAGTTCACATTGCACGAAATGTCATGTTTCAGGCCGTGCCGACGACGAGGATAGCGGTGGAGATGACGGGGTTCGGGGCGGCGATCGTGGAGGGGGTGATGACGTTCATGCTCGTGTACGCGGTGCACGTGGCAGCCGACCCTCGCGCGTGCGGCAGGAGCAGGGGGCtggcgacgacggcgatggGCTCGCTGGTGGTCGGGCTGGTGGCTGGCGCGTGCGTGCTGGCGGCGGGCTCGCTCACGGGCGCGTCCATGAACCCGGCGAGGTCCTTCGGGCCGGCGGTCGTCAGCGGGGACTTCAAGAACCAGGCCGTGTACTGGGTCGGGCCCATGATCGGCGCGGCCGTCGCGGCCCTCGTGCACCAGAATCTCGTCTTCCCGTCCGCGCCCGAGCCGCTGCCGCACGAGGTGCGACACGGTAGCGTGGAAACGGTCGTTGCGTGA
- the LOC100822509 gene encoding probable aquaporin TIP5-1 isoform X2 produces the protein MASNLRAHMKHCFSAASLRSYLAEFVSTFLFVFVAVGSAMSARMLTPDVTSDASSLVATAVAQSFGLFAAVFIAADVSGGHVNPAVTFALAIGGHIAVPSAIFYWSCQLLGSTFACLVLHYFSAGQAVPTTRIAVEMTGFGAAIVEGVMTFMLVYAVHVAADPRACGRSRGLATTAMGSLVVGLVAGACVLAAGSLTGASMNPARSFGPAVVSGDFKNQAVYWVGPMIGAAVAALVHQNLVFPSAPEPLPHEVRHGSVETVVA, from the exons ATGGCGTCCAACCTCCGGGCGCACATGAAGCACTGCTTCTCGGCGGCGTCGCTCCGGTCCTACCTCGCCGAGTTCGTTTCCACGTTCCTCTTCGTGTTCGTCGCCGTTGGCTCCGCCATGTCTGCCC GGATGCTGACGCCCGACGTGACGTCCGACGCGTCGTCCCTGGTGGCCACCGCCGTGGCGCAGTCGTTCGGGCTCTTCGCGGCCGTCTTCATCGCCGCCGACGTCTCCGGCGGCCACGTCAACCCGGCCGTCACGTTCGCCTTGGCCATCGGCGGCCACATCGCCGTCCCCAGCGCCATCTTCTACTGGTCCTGCCAACTGCTCGGCTCCACCTTCGCCTGCCTCGTCCTCCACTACTTCTCCGCCGGCCAG GCCGTGCCGACGACGAGGATAGCGGTGGAGATGACGGGGTTCGGGGCGGCGATCGTGGAGGGGGTGATGACGTTCATGCTCGTGTACGCGGTGCACGTGGCAGCCGACCCTCGCGCGTGCGGCAGGAGCAGGGGGCtggcgacgacggcgatggGCTCGCTGGTGGTCGGGCTGGTGGCTGGCGCGTGCGTGCTGGCGGCGGGCTCGCTCACGGGCGCGTCCATGAACCCGGCGAGGTCCTTCGGGCCGGCGGTCGTCAGCGGGGACTTCAAGAACCAGGCCGTGTACTGGGTCGGGCCCATGATCGGCGCGGCCGTCGCGGCCCTCGTGCACCAGAATCTCGTCTTCCCGTCCGCGCCCGAGCCGCTGCCGCACGAGGTGCGACACGGTAGCGTGGAAACGGTCGTTGCGTGA
- the LOC100835068 gene encoding probable aquaporin TIP2-1, whose translation MVKLAFGSLGDSFSVTSIRSYVAEFIATLLFVFAGVGSAIAYGQLTKGGALDPSGLVAIAIAHAFALFVGVAMAANISGGHLNPAVTFGLAVGGHITILTGIFYWVAQLLGASVACLLLQFVTHTQAMPRHAVAGISEMEGVVMEIVITFALVYTVYATAADPKKGSLGTIAPIAIGFIVGANILAAGPFSGGSMNPARSFGPAVAAGDFSGHWVYWVGPLIGGGLAGLVYGDVFIASYQPVAQQEYP comes from the exons ATGGTGAAGCTTGCATTTGGAAGCTTGGGTGACTCGTTCAGCGTCACGTCCATCAGATCCTATGTCGCGGAGTTCATCGCCACCCTCCTCTTCGTGTTCGCCGGCGTCGGGTCCGCCATTGCCTACG GGCAACTCACAAAGGGTGGCGCCCTGGACCCGTCTGGCCTGGTGGCCATCGCCATCGCCCACGCGTTCGCCCTCTTCGTCGGCGTGGCCATGGCTGCCAACATTTCCGGCGGCCACTTGAACCCCGCCGTCACCTTCGGCCTCGCGGTCGGCGGCCACATCACCATCCTCACCGGGATCTTCTACTGGGTCGCCCAGCTGCTCGGTGCCTCCGTGGCATGCTTGCTCCTGCAGTTTGTCACTCACACCCAG GCCATGCCGAGACACGCCGTGGCCGGCATCAGCGAGATGGAGGGCGTGGTGATGGAGATCGTGATCACCTTCGCGCTCGTGTACACGGTGTACGCCACGGCGGCGGACCCGAAGAAGGGGTCCCTGGGAACCATCGCGCCCATCGCGATCGGCTTCATCGTCGGCGCCAACATCCTGGCCGCGGGGCCTTTCAGCGGCGGCTCCATGAACCCGGCCCGCTCCTTCGGCCCGGCCGTCGCGGCTGGCGACTTCTCCGGCCACTGGGTGTACTGGGTCGGCCCACTCATCGGAGGCGGCCTCGCCGGGCTTGTCTACGGCGACGTGTTCATCGCCTCGTACCAGCCGGTCGCCCAGCAGGAGTATCCGTGA
- the LOC100822821 gene encoding malate dehydrogenase, cytoplasmic — protein MMLSNPLLQRLARWCPWVLRDEPKQPVKVLVTGAAGQIGYAIVAMIARGLMLGPDQPVILHMLDLPRAAEALDGVRMELIDAALPLLRGVLATSDEAEAFQGVSVAVLIGGWPRKEGMERKDLIAKNVSIYKSQASALQQHAAPNCKVVLVANPANTNALVLKEFGPSIPAKNITCLTRLDHNRALGQVAEKLNVHVGDVKNAIIWGNHSSTQFPDASHATARTDLGEKPVKQLVADEKWLKEEFVSTVQQRGAAVIKARKQSSSLSAASAACDHVRDWILGTPKGTWVSMGVYSDGSYGVPEGLFYSFPVTCEKGEWSIVQGLQIDDFARSKMEASANELEEEKSIAMNIL, from the exons ATGATGCTGTCTAATCCTCTTCTCCAGCGGCTCGCAAGATGGTGCCCGTGGGTGCTGAGAGACGAGCCGAAGCAACCCGTCAAAGTTCTCGTCACCGGCGCCGCAG GGCAGATCGGGTATGCCATAGTCGCAATGATCGCGAGGGGCCTGATGCTAGGGCCCGACCAGCCGGTGATCCTCCACATGCTCGATCTCCCGCGTGCCGCGGAAGCCCTCGACGGCGTCAGGATGGAGCTGATCGACGCCGCGCTGCCTCTGCTCAGAG GGGTCTTGGCGACGAGCGACGAGGCCGAGGCGTTCCAAGGCGTGAGCGTGGCCGTCTTGATCGGCGGGTGGCCGAGGAAAGAAGGGATGGAGAGGAAAGACCTGATCGCCAAGAACGTCTCGATCTACAAATCCCAGGCCTCTGCTCTGCAGCAGCATGCTGCCCCAAATTGCAAG GTTGTGCTGGTGGCTAACCCTGCGAACACAAACGCGCTCGTCCTCAAGGAGTTCGGTCCTTCGATCCCCGCCAAGAACATCACCTGCCTCACACGGCTCGACCACAACCGCGCCCTGGGCCAGGTCGCCGAGAAGCTCAACGTGCACGTCGGCGACGTCAAGAACGCCATCATATGGGGGAACCACTCCTCGACCCAGTTCCCCGACGCCAGCCACGCCACTGCCAGGACTGACCTCGGCGAGAAACCGGTGAAGCAGCTCGTCGCCGACGAGAAATG GCTGAAGGAGGAGTTCGTCAGCACCGTccagcagcgcggcgcggcggtgaTCAAGGCGCGGAAGCAGTCGAGCTCGCTGTCCGCCGCGAGCGCGGCCTGCGACCACGTGAGGGACTGGATCCTTGGCACGCCAAAG GGTACGTGGGTGTCCATGGGCGTCTACTCTGACGGCAGCTATGGCGTCCCCGAGGGCCTCTTCTACTCCTTCCCGGTGACCTGCGAGAAGGGGGAATGGTCTATCGTGCAGG GTCTTCAGATTGACGACTTTGCACGCTCCAAGATGGAGGCATCGGCGAACGAGCTCGAGGAAGAGAAGTCCATTGCGATGAATATTCTCTGA
- the LOC100835374 gene encoding O-fucosyltransferase 29 isoform X2: MGRKPDSTKPHSGVGSASPKTARRAQPSPVFLGTALFVLGFVSLLTGHIVTDADWSRIRSRWRSNQVRNNEPIDIWKSRYSSFYYGCSRRSPRLRSAVPENASTGYLLIATSGGLNQQRIGITDAVIVAWILNATLVLPELDHRSFWKDDSEFSDIFDADWFISYLSKDVTVVKRIPYEVMTSMDKLPWTMRAPRKSMPEFYIDEVLPILMRRRALQLTKFDYRLSNELDEELQKLRCRVNFHALRFTNDIQTLGQKLVWKLRFMSSRYVAIHLRFEPDMLAFSGCYYGGGEQERKELAEIRKRWDTLPDLSAEDERNRGKCLLTPHEIGLMLRALGFGNDTYLYVASGEIYGGEETLKPLRELFPNFYTKEMLVGDDLKPFLSFSSRMAAIDFIVCDESDVFVTNNNGNMAKVLAGRRRYMGHKRTIRPNAKKLNALFQARNRMGWDVFSRKVKKIQRGLMGEPDDTRHGRDDFHEMPSSCICQRIPVNRSVTTQKENLAAQVR; this comes from the exons ATGGGGAGGAAGCCTGATTCGACGAAGCCACACTCCGGTGTCGGCTCCGCCTCACCGAAGACGGCCAGGAGGGCACAGCCTTCTCCAGTGTTCCTGGGCACGGCACTGTTCGTTCTAGGCTTCGTATCACTCCTCACCGGACACATCGTCACCGATGCCGACTGGTCGCGGATACGGAGCCGGTGGCGGTCCAATCAG GTTAGAAACAACGAACCCATTGATATTTGGAAATCAAGGTATTCCAGCTTTTACTACGGATGCAGTCGGAGGAGCCCAAGATTAAGAT CTGCTGTGCCGGAGAACGCTTCTACTGGTTACTTGCTGATCGCTACTAGCGGGGGCCTAAACCAACAGCGCATAGGG ATAACAGATGCTGTTATTGTTGCCTGGATTTTGAATGCCACACTTGTTCTACCTGAGTTAGACCATCGCTCGTTCTGGAAAGATGACAG TGAGTTCTCTGACATTTTTGATGCGGACTGGTTCATTTCATACCTATCAAAGGATGTGACTGTTGTTAAAAGGATCCCTTATGAGGTGATGACATCAATGGATAAACTCCCGTGGACTATGCGTGCACCTAGAAAATCCATGCCTGAGTTTTACATTGACGAAGTTTTACCAATCCTGATGCGAAGGCGA gCGTTGCAACTAACTAAGTTTGATTATCGGCTTTCCAATGAGCTTGATGAAGAATTGCAGAAGCTTCGTTGCCGAGTAAACTTCCATGCTTTAAGATTTACGAATGACATACAAACTCTGGGCCAGAAATTGGTATGGAAGCTGAGATTCATGAGTTCACGATATGTTGCCATTCATTTGAG GTTTGAACCTGACATGCTTGCATTTTCTGGCTGTTACTACGGTGGTGGTGAGCAAGAACGAAAGGAACTGGCTGAAATTCGGAAACGATGGGATACATTACCT GATTTGAGTGCCGAGGATGAGCGCAATAGGGGGAAATGTCTGTTGACTCCTCACGAAATTGGTTTAATGCTCCGTGCTCTTGGTTTTGGCAATGACACTTACCTGTATGTTGCTTCTGGAGAAATATATGGGGGAGAAGAAACTCTAAAACCTCTGCGGGAACTCTTTCCAAACTTCTACACCAAGGAGATGCTTGTTGGGGACGATTTGAAACCattcctttctttctcttcacGGATGGCTGCAATTGACTTCATTGTATGTGATGAGAGTGATGTTTTTGTTACAAACAATAATGGAAACATGGCGAAGGTTTTAGCTGGACGAAG GCGATACATGGGGCACAAGAGAACTATTCGCCCAAACGCGAAAAAGCTCAATGCACTATTTCAGGCACGGAATCGAATGGGTTGGGACGTATTTTCACGTAAGGTTAAGAAAATCCAGAGGGGTCTTATGGGGGAGCCAGATGATACAAGACATGGCAGAGATGATTTCCATGAAATGCCATCGTCTTGCATCTGCCAAAGAATACCAGTGAACAGATCAGTTACGACACAAAAGGAAAACCTGGCAGCTCAGGTGAGGTAG
- the LOC100835374 gene encoding O-fucosyltransferase 29 isoform X1, which yields MGRKPDSTKPHSGVGSASPKTARRAQPSPVFLGTALFVLGFVSLLTGHIVTDADWSRIRSRWRSNQVRNNEPIDIWKSRYSSFYYGCSRRSPRLRSAVPENASTGYLLIATSGGLNQQRIGITDAVIVAWILNATLVLPELDHRSFWKDDSEFSDIFDADWFISYLSKDVTVVKRIPYEVMTSMDKLPWTMRAPRKSMPEFYIDEVLPILMRRRALQLTKFDYRLSNELDEELQKLRCRVNFHALRFTNDIQTLGQKLVWKLRFMSSRYVAIHLRFEPDMLAFSGCYYGGGEQERKELAEIRKRWDTLPQDLSAEDERNRGKCLLTPHEIGLMLRALGFGNDTYLYVASGEIYGGEETLKPLRELFPNFYTKEMLVGDDLKPFLSFSSRMAAIDFIVCDESDVFVTNNNGNMAKVLAGRRRYMGHKRTIRPNAKKLNALFQARNRMGWDVFSRKVKKIQRGLMGEPDDTRHGRDDFHEMPSSCICQRIPVNRSVTTQKENLAAQVR from the exons ATGGGGAGGAAGCCTGATTCGACGAAGCCACACTCCGGTGTCGGCTCCGCCTCACCGAAGACGGCCAGGAGGGCACAGCCTTCTCCAGTGTTCCTGGGCACGGCACTGTTCGTTCTAGGCTTCGTATCACTCCTCACCGGACACATCGTCACCGATGCCGACTGGTCGCGGATACGGAGCCGGTGGCGGTCCAATCAG GTTAGAAACAACGAACCCATTGATATTTGGAAATCAAGGTATTCCAGCTTTTACTACGGATGCAGTCGGAGGAGCCCAAGATTAAGAT CTGCTGTGCCGGAGAACGCTTCTACTGGTTACTTGCTGATCGCTACTAGCGGGGGCCTAAACCAACAGCGCATAGGG ATAACAGATGCTGTTATTGTTGCCTGGATTTTGAATGCCACACTTGTTCTACCTGAGTTAGACCATCGCTCGTTCTGGAAAGATGACAG TGAGTTCTCTGACATTTTTGATGCGGACTGGTTCATTTCATACCTATCAAAGGATGTGACTGTTGTTAAAAGGATCCCTTATGAGGTGATGACATCAATGGATAAACTCCCGTGGACTATGCGTGCACCTAGAAAATCCATGCCTGAGTTTTACATTGACGAAGTTTTACCAATCCTGATGCGAAGGCGA gCGTTGCAACTAACTAAGTTTGATTATCGGCTTTCCAATGAGCTTGATGAAGAATTGCAGAAGCTTCGTTGCCGAGTAAACTTCCATGCTTTAAGATTTACGAATGACATACAAACTCTGGGCCAGAAATTGGTATGGAAGCTGAGATTCATGAGTTCACGATATGTTGCCATTCATTTGAG GTTTGAACCTGACATGCTTGCATTTTCTGGCTGTTACTACGGTGGTGGTGAGCAAGAACGAAAGGAACTGGCTGAAATTCGGAAACGATGGGATACATTACCT CAGGATTTGAGTGCCGAGGATGAGCGCAATAGGGGGAAATGTCTGTTGACTCCTCACGAAATTGGTTTAATGCTCCGTGCTCTTGGTTTTGGCAATGACACTTACCTGTATGTTGCTTCTGGAGAAATATATGGGGGAGAAGAAACTCTAAAACCTCTGCGGGAACTCTTTCCAAACTTCTACACCAAGGAGATGCTTGTTGGGGACGATTTGAAACCattcctttctttctcttcacGGATGGCTGCAATTGACTTCATTGTATGTGATGAGAGTGATGTTTTTGTTACAAACAATAATGGAAACATGGCGAAGGTTTTAGCTGGACGAAG GCGATACATGGGGCACAAGAGAACTATTCGCCCAAACGCGAAAAAGCTCAATGCACTATTTCAGGCACGGAATCGAATGGGTTGGGACGTATTTTCACGTAAGGTTAAGAAAATCCAGAGGGGTCTTATGGGGGAGCCAGATGATACAAGACATGGCAGAGATGATTTCCATGAAATGCCATCGTCTTGCATCTGCCAAAGAATACCAGTGAACAGATCAGTTACGACACAAAAGGAAAACCTGGCAGCTCAGGTGAGGTAG